The following coding sequences are from one Dreissena polymorpha isolate Duluth1 chromosome 8, UMN_Dpol_1.0, whole genome shotgun sequence window:
- the LOC127841066 gene encoding uncharacterized protein LOC127841066 isoform X1, which yields MTATVDDSLREQSKLLLRRLKDKQTQLQDIVNPSLSEEPTGASVKSPPSITYTRQTAKRPQVKTPVRRLEGDRTNLKEKVDTSLQKSVTERSAVEGKARLCKRQTQSKEDTHKNYQDDNCTDHKENYMGALPEKNVCSKIMETPSNEPQSRDTNPDLSDLRKDIEAEHMDQLKTFGKISDDSLFIENRSNETGSGGSATPNTLQKRRIIDRNVRVNGVRDLNASELMREVEDDYTRLNYSYSNVDDTDLKFLQERLAQAELADTQDCYEVPVRDTDSDPETPGYAQNLDDPANSRKIAKFIRDTKKPKSILLSNNTSRLNKSSTANGSRVSFRSPSRDSSGNLTYEMDSFSRQQQRMLGYDWIAALIENDPNAVNQSETFFDELREFRKLNMQECSNQMYMDGPQELWEHPEREPEPVQRALEETRNEDGPIPEVKPYIVNDRLFAEPIQRSLFAGYDYQQSEPKKDNEKPTYEEPRFVRVSIPRSTLAAPSRVKPHRRNSFDAADSMALSKHCMKGWNSTQPSMMPASRTIGLRDDTKGLKSAVRTTLDDAETLAANFPYEWNAKEQSISRPLPRPTYQPEAKYADSTWPSALKGNVKGSYSGAYKGDISAYRSDTTGLKGNISSSYTGAYPGESSGSYLQASDGLQRATDELLNSTYSLMYEMKRLKHERSDNPIRL from the exons ATGACGGCCACAGTGGACGACTCTCTCCGTGAGCAGAGCAAACTGTTGCTACGGCGACTAAAGGACAAGCAGACTCAACTCCAGGACATTGTGAACCCCAGCTTGTCCGAGGAACCGACGGGGGCCAGTGTGAAGTCACCTCCAAGTATTACCTACACCAGGCAGACAGCTAAAAG GCCGCAGGTCAAGACCCCGGTTAGAAGGCTTGAGGGTGATAGGACTAACCTCAAAGAGAAAGTTGACACATCGTTACAGAAGTCTGTGACAGAACGCTCAGCTGTGGAGGGAAAGGCCAG GTTGTGCAAACGTCAAACCCAATCAAAAGAAGACACGCACAAGAACTATCAAGACGACAATTGCACAGATCACAAAGAAAACTACATGGGAGCTCTGCCAGAGAAAAATGTCTGTTCTAAAATAATGGAAACACCATCGAACGAACCCCAGAGTCGAGACACAAACCCAGACCTGTCTGATCTCCGTAAAGACATTGAAGCAGAACATATGGATCAACTGAAAACCTTTGGAAAAATTTCTGATGATTCACTGTTTATAGAAAACAGGTCCAATGAAACTGGGTCAGGAGGGTCGGCTACACCTAACACGTTACAGAAGCGACGCATTATTGATCGGAACGTGCGGGTGAACGGGGTTCGAGACCTGAACGCGAGTGAGTTGATGAGAGAGGTGGAGGATGACTATACAAGGTTGAACTATAGTTACTCCAACGTGGATGATACTGACCTGAAGTTTCTGCAGGAGAGACTTGCACAGGCTGAACTTGCAGATACACAG GACTGCTATGAAGTCCCTGTGCGGGATACAGACTCTGACCCGGAAACTCCCGGATATGCTCAGAACCTCGATGACCCGGCAAACTCCAGAAAGATCGCAAAATTCATCAGAGATACGAAGAAACCAAAGTCAATACTTCTCTCTAATAATACCAGCAGACTGAATAAG TCCAGCACTGCCAATGGCAGCAGGGTGAGCTTTCGAAGTCCATCGCGTGACTCCTCTGGGAACCTTACCTATGAGATGGACTCATTCTCCAGGCAGCAGCAGAGGATGCTGGGATACGATTGGATAGCAGCTCTAATAGAGAATGACCCAAACGCTGTCAACCAATCAGAAACATTCTTTGATGAGCTGCGAGAGTTCCGCAAGCTGAACATGCAGGAGTGCTCGAATCAGATGTACATGGA TGGCCCCCAGGAGTTGTGGGAGCATCCTGAGAGGGAACCAGAGCCTGTGCAGCGAGCCCTTGAGGAAACAA GAAATGAAGATGGACCCATCCCAG AGGTGAAGCCATACATTGTAAATGATAGACTGTTTGCTGAGCCAATACAGAGAAGTCTGTTTGCTGGCTACGACTATCAGCAGTCTGAGCCAAAAAAGGACAATGAGAAACCTACCTACGAGGAGCCACGATTTGTGAG GGTGAGTATCCCCCGGTCCACCCTGGCTGCACCCAGTCGAGTAAAGCCTCACCGTAGAAATAGCTTTGATGCTGCTGACTCCATGGCTCTATCAAAG CACTGCATGAAGGGGTGGAACAGCACCCAGCCGTCTATGATGCCTGCCTCCCGGACGATAGGTCTCCGTGACGACACAAAGGGACTCAAGTCAGCTGTTAGAACG ACACTAGATGATGCCGAGACTCTAGCTGCCAACTTCCCGTACGAATGGAACGCCAAGGAGCAGTCAATCAGCCGCCCCCTGCCTCGCCCTACCTACCAACCTGAAGCCAAGTATGCAGACAGCACCTGGCCCAGCGCTCTGAAAGGGAACGTTAAGGGTAGCTACTCTGGCGCTTACAAAGGGGACATAAGTGCGTACAGAAGTGACACTACTGGGTTGAAGGGGAACATAAGCAGTAGCTACACGGGGGCATACCCAGGAGAAAGTAGTGGAAGTTACCTGCAGGCTTCAGATGGGTTGCAGAGAGCTACGGATGAACTCTTAAACTCTACCTACTCGCTAATGTACGAGATGAAGAGATTGAAACACGAGCGCAGTGACAACCCCATACGATTGTAG
- the LOC127841066 gene encoding uncharacterized protein LOC127841066 isoform X2 has translation MTATVDDSLREQSKLLLRRLKDKQTQLQDIVNPSLSEEPTGASVKSPPSITYTRQTAKRPQVKTPVRRLEGDRTNLKEKVDTSLQKSVTERSAVEGKARLCKRQTQSKEDTHKNYQDDNCTDHKENYMGALPEKNVCSKIMETPSNEPQSRDTNPDLSDLRKDIEAEHMDQLKTFGKISDDSLFIENRSNETGSGGSATPNTLQKRRIIDRNVRVNGVRDLNASELMREVEDDYTRLNYSYSNVDDTDLKFLQERLAQAELADTQDCYEVPVRDTDSDPETPGYAQNLDDPANSRKIAKFIRDTKKPKSILLSNNTSRLNKSSTANGSRVSFRSPSRDSSGNLTYEMDSFSRQQQRMLGYDWIAALIENDPNAVNQSETFFDELREFRKLNMQECSNQMYMDGPQELWEHPEREPEPVQRALEETKVKPYIVNDRLFAEPIQRSLFAGYDYQQSEPKKDNEKPTYEEPRFVRVSIPRSTLAAPSRVKPHRRNSFDAADSMALSKHCMKGWNSTQPSMMPASRTIGLRDDTKGLKSAVRTTLDDAETLAANFPYEWNAKEQSISRPLPRPTYQPEAKYADSTWPSALKGNVKGSYSGAYKGDISAYRSDTTGLKGNISSSYTGAYPGESSGSYLQASDGLQRATDELLNSTYSLMYEMKRLKHERSDNPIRL, from the exons ATGACGGCCACAGTGGACGACTCTCTCCGTGAGCAGAGCAAACTGTTGCTACGGCGACTAAAGGACAAGCAGACTCAACTCCAGGACATTGTGAACCCCAGCTTGTCCGAGGAACCGACGGGGGCCAGTGTGAAGTCACCTCCAAGTATTACCTACACCAGGCAGACAGCTAAAAG GCCGCAGGTCAAGACCCCGGTTAGAAGGCTTGAGGGTGATAGGACTAACCTCAAAGAGAAAGTTGACACATCGTTACAGAAGTCTGTGACAGAACGCTCAGCTGTGGAGGGAAAGGCCAG GTTGTGCAAACGTCAAACCCAATCAAAAGAAGACACGCACAAGAACTATCAAGACGACAATTGCACAGATCACAAAGAAAACTACATGGGAGCTCTGCCAGAGAAAAATGTCTGTTCTAAAATAATGGAAACACCATCGAACGAACCCCAGAGTCGAGACACAAACCCAGACCTGTCTGATCTCCGTAAAGACATTGAAGCAGAACATATGGATCAACTGAAAACCTTTGGAAAAATTTCTGATGATTCACTGTTTATAGAAAACAGGTCCAATGAAACTGGGTCAGGAGGGTCGGCTACACCTAACACGTTACAGAAGCGACGCATTATTGATCGGAACGTGCGGGTGAACGGGGTTCGAGACCTGAACGCGAGTGAGTTGATGAGAGAGGTGGAGGATGACTATACAAGGTTGAACTATAGTTACTCCAACGTGGATGATACTGACCTGAAGTTTCTGCAGGAGAGACTTGCACAGGCTGAACTTGCAGATACACAG GACTGCTATGAAGTCCCTGTGCGGGATACAGACTCTGACCCGGAAACTCCCGGATATGCTCAGAACCTCGATGACCCGGCAAACTCCAGAAAGATCGCAAAATTCATCAGAGATACGAAGAAACCAAAGTCAATACTTCTCTCTAATAATACCAGCAGACTGAATAAG TCCAGCACTGCCAATGGCAGCAGGGTGAGCTTTCGAAGTCCATCGCGTGACTCCTCTGGGAACCTTACCTATGAGATGGACTCATTCTCCAGGCAGCAGCAGAGGATGCTGGGATACGATTGGATAGCAGCTCTAATAGAGAATGACCCAAACGCTGTCAACCAATCAGAAACATTCTTTGATGAGCTGCGAGAGTTCCGCAAGCTGAACATGCAGGAGTGCTCGAATCAGATGTACATGGA TGGCCCCCAGGAGTTGTGGGAGCATCCTGAGAGGGAACCAGAGCCTGTGCAGCGAGCCCTTGAGGAAACAA AGGTGAAGCCATACATTGTAAATGATAGACTGTTTGCTGAGCCAATACAGAGAAGTCTGTTTGCTGGCTACGACTATCAGCAGTCTGAGCCAAAAAAGGACAATGAGAAACCTACCTACGAGGAGCCACGATTTGTGAG GGTGAGTATCCCCCGGTCCACCCTGGCTGCACCCAGTCGAGTAAAGCCTCACCGTAGAAATAGCTTTGATGCTGCTGACTCCATGGCTCTATCAAAG CACTGCATGAAGGGGTGGAACAGCACCCAGCCGTCTATGATGCCTGCCTCCCGGACGATAGGTCTCCGTGACGACACAAAGGGACTCAAGTCAGCTGTTAGAACG ACACTAGATGATGCCGAGACTCTAGCTGCCAACTTCCCGTACGAATGGAACGCCAAGGAGCAGTCAATCAGCCGCCCCCTGCCTCGCCCTACCTACCAACCTGAAGCCAAGTATGCAGACAGCACCTGGCCCAGCGCTCTGAAAGGGAACGTTAAGGGTAGCTACTCTGGCGCTTACAAAGGGGACATAAGTGCGTACAGAAGTGACACTACTGGGTTGAAGGGGAACATAAGCAGTAGCTACACGGGGGCATACCCAGGAGAAAGTAGTGGAAGTTACCTGCAGGCTTCAGATGGGTTGCAGAGAGCTACGGATGAACTCTTAAACTCTACCTACTCGCTAATGTACGAGATGAAGAGATTGAAACACGAGCGCAGTGACAACCCCATACGATTGTAG